In a genomic window of Streptomyces sp. SJL17-4:
- a CDS encoding DUF3097 domain-containing protein: MRSYNPDLTPPWKKSAPVPEVPADRDLVVEEVTTGFCGAVIRCEAGTVTLEDRFGKHRVFPMDPRGFLLEGRVVTLVRPVAAPARPTRTASGSVAVPGARARVARAGRIYVEGRHDAELVERVWGDDLRIEGVVVEYLEGVDDLPSIVAEFAPAPDARLGVLVDHLVPGSKESRIAAQVTSADVLVVGHPYIDVWEAVKPASVGIRAWPRVPRGQDWKTGVCEALGWPPNTGAAWQHILSRVTSYKDLEPELLGRVEELIDFVTAP; encoded by the coding sequence ATGCGCAGCTACAACCCGGATCTGACACCCCCTTGGAAGAAGTCGGCACCCGTTCCCGAGGTCCCGGCCGACCGTGATCTGGTCGTCGAGGAGGTCACGACGGGCTTCTGCGGGGCGGTGATCCGCTGCGAGGCGGGCACGGTGACCCTGGAGGACCGCTTCGGCAAGCACCGGGTGTTCCCGATGGATCCGCGCGGCTTCCTCCTGGAGGGCCGGGTGGTGACCCTTGTCCGCCCCGTCGCGGCCCCCGCCCGCCCCACCCGTACGGCCTCGGGCTCGGTCGCGGTGCCGGGCGCACGCGCGCGCGTGGCGCGGGCCGGCCGGATCTACGTCGAGGGCCGCCACGACGCCGAGCTGGTGGAACGGGTCTGGGGCGACGACCTCCGCATCGAGGGCGTGGTCGTGGAGTACCTGGAGGGGGTCGACGACCTCCCGTCGATCGTCGCGGAGTTCGCCCCGGCTCCGGACGCCCGACTGGGCGTCCTGGTGGACCATCTGGTCCCGGGTTCGAAGGAGTCGAGGATCGCCGCCCAGGTGACCTCGGCGGACGTGCTGGTCGTCGGCCACCCGTACATCGACGTCTGGGAGGCGGTGAAACCGGCGTCGGTGGGCATCCGGGCCTGGCCCCGGGTCCCCAGGGGGCAGGACTGGAAGACGGGCGTGTGCGAGGCCCTGGGCTGGCCGCCGAACACGGGCGCGGCCTGGCAGCACATCCTGTCGAGGGTCACGTCGTACAAGGACCTGGAACCGGAACTCCTTGGCCGCGTGGAGGAGCTGATCGACTTCGTGACGGCGCCGTAG
- a CDS encoding MBL fold metallo-hydrolase — translation MDVDWEAYGWERLADGVGRRRLPGWDATVGLVRGERGLLLYDTGSSLAEGAELRTQISGLTGGRRVTHIALSHPHFDHVFGTAAFAGAEVFGAVGVDELLGRERDREELRGDGVRHGLDARAAAEAADVLVAPRHVVSGEWTLDLGGRQVLLANVGPGHTGHDLALLVPGEREVVFCGDLVEESGEPQAGPDAIPSRWPDALDRLLRLGGEDAVYVPGHGAVVDATFVRLQREELARRFQVA, via the coding sequence ATGGACGTGGATTGGGAAGCGTACGGATGGGAGCGGCTCGCCGACGGCGTGGGCCGCCGGCGGCTGCCCGGCTGGGACGCCACAGTGGGACTGGTACGGGGTGAACGGGGGCTGCTGCTGTACGACACGGGCTCCTCGCTCGCGGAGGGCGCCGAGCTGCGGACGCAGATCTCGGGGCTGACGGGCGGCCGGAGAGTGACACACATCGCACTCAGCCACCCCCACTTCGACCATGTCTTCGGCACGGCGGCGTTCGCGGGCGCCGAGGTCTTCGGGGCGGTGGGCGTGGACGAGCTGCTCGGCCGGGAGCGGGACCGGGAGGAGCTGCGCGGGGACGGGGTGCGGCACGGCCTGGACGCGCGGGCGGCGGCCGAGGCGGCGGACGTCCTGGTGGCCCCCCGGCACGTGGTCTCCGGCGAGTGGACGCTCGACCTGGGCGGCCGGCAGGTCCTCCTGGCGAACGTCGGCCCCGGCCACACGGGCCATGACCTGGCGCTTCTGGTGCCGGGCGAGCGTGAGGTGGTCTTCTGCGGCGATCTGGTCGAGGAGTCGGGCGAACCGCAGGCGGGCCCGGACGCGATCCCCTCCCGCTGGCCGGACGCGCTCGACCGGCTGCTGCGGCTGGGCGGCGAGGACGCGGTGTACGTGCCGGGGCACGGGGCGGTGGTGGACGCCACGTTCGTACGACTCCAGCGGGAGGAACTGGCACGCCGCTTCCAGGTGGCCTAA
- the hrcA gene encoding heat-inducible transcriptional repressor HrcA — translation MLSERRLEVLRAIVQDYVGTEEPVGSKALTERHKLGVSPATVRNDMAVLEEEGFIAQPHTSAGRIPTDKGYRLFVDRLAGVKPLSTPERRAIHNFLDGAVDLDDVVGRTVRLLAQLTRQVAVVQYPSLTRSTVRHVELLALAPARLMLVLITDTGRVEQRVIDCPAPFGETSLADLRARLNSRVVGRRFADVPQLVQDLPESFEELEDRATVSTVLATLLETLVEEHEERLMIGGTANLTRFGPDFPLMIRPVLEALEEQVVLLKLLGEAKESGMTVRIGHENAHEGLSSTSVVSVGYGSGGEAVAKLGVVGPTRMDYPGTMGAVRAVARYVGQILAES, via the coding sequence ATGCTCAGCGAACGCAGGCTCGAGGTCCTGCGCGCCATCGTCCAGGACTACGTCGGGACGGAGGAGCCCGTCGGCTCCAAGGCGCTCACCGAGCGCCACAAGCTCGGCGTCTCGCCCGCCACCGTGCGCAACGACATGGCCGTCCTGGAAGAGGAGGGCTTCATCGCCCAGCCTCACACCAGCGCCGGCCGCATCCCGACCGACAAGGGCTACCGCCTCTTCGTCGACCGGCTCGCCGGCGTCAAGCCGCTGTCGACGCCCGAGCGCCGGGCCATCCACAACTTCCTCGACGGCGCGGTCGACCTGGACGACGTCGTCGGCCGTACGGTCCGGCTGCTCGCCCAGCTGACCCGTCAGGTCGCCGTCGTCCAGTACCCCTCGCTGACCCGCTCGACCGTCCGGCACGTGGAGCTGCTCGCGCTGGCTCCCGCGCGCCTGATGCTGGTGCTCATCACGGACACCGGCCGCGTCGAGCAGCGGGTCATCGACTGCCCCGCGCCCTTCGGCGAGACCTCTCTCGCCGATCTGCGGGCCCGGCTCAACAGCCGGGTCGTCGGCCGCCGGTTCGCCGACGTGCCGCAGCTGGTGCAGGACCTCCCCGAGTCCTTCGAGGAACTCGAGGACCGCGCCACGGTCTCGACCGTGCTCGCGACCCTCCTCGAAACCCTCGTCGAGGAGCACGAGGAGCGACTGATGATCGGCGGAACCGCCAATCTCACCCGCTTCGGACCCGACTTTCCCCTGATGATCAGGCCCGTGCTCGAGGCTCTTGAGGAGCAGGTCGTGCTCCTCAAGCTCCTCGGCGAGGCCAAGGAATCGGGCATGACCGTACGCATCGGGCACGAGAACGCCCACGAGGGGCTGAGCTCCACGTCCGTCGTCTCGGTCGGCTACGGTTCGGGCGGCGAGGCAGTCGCCAAACTCGGCGTGGTCGGACCGACCCGCATGGACTACCCCGGAACGATGGGAGCGGTACGCGCAGTGGCACGTTACGTCGGACAGATCCTGGCGGAGTCGTAA
- the dnaJ gene encoding molecular chaperone DnaJ has protein sequence MATDYYAVLGVRRDASQDEIKKAFRRLARELHPDVNPDPKTQERFKEINAAYEVLSDPQKKQVYDLGGDPLSASGGGGAGGFGAGGFGNFSDIMDAFFGTASQRGPRSRTRRGQDAMIRLEIDLNEAAFGTTKDIQVDTAVVCTTCSGEGAAPGTSAQTCDMCRGRGEVSQVTRSFLGQVMTSRPCPQCQGFGTVVPTPCPECAGDGRVRSRRTLTVKIPAGVDNGTRIQLAGEGEVGPGGGPAGDLYVEIHETPHETFQRRGDDLHCTVTLPMTAAALGTKVQLQTLDGLEEIDVRPGTQSGQSIPLHGRGVTHLRGNGRGDLIVHVEVQTPGKLDAEQERLLRELAKLRGEERPTGQFQPGQQGLFSRLKDAFNGRT, from the coding sequence GTGGCCACGGACTACTACGCCGTACTCGGCGTGCGCCGCGACGCGTCCCAGGACGAGATCAAGAAGGCCTTCCGGAGGCTCGCGCGCGAGCTGCACCCGGATGTGAATCCCGATCCGAAGACGCAGGAACGCTTCAAGGAGATCAACGCCGCCTACGAGGTCCTCTCGGACCCGCAGAAGAAGCAGGTCTACGACCTGGGTGGCGACCCGCTGTCGGCCTCCGGCGGAGGCGGCGCGGGCGGCTTCGGGGCCGGTGGCTTCGGCAACTTCTCCGACATCATGGACGCCTTCTTCGGCACGGCCTCGCAGCGCGGCCCGCGCTCGCGGACCCGCCGTGGCCAGGACGCCATGATCCGTCTGGAGATCGACCTCAACGAGGCGGCCTTCGGCACCACCAAGGACATCCAGGTCGACACGGCGGTCGTCTGTACGACCTGCTCGGGCGAGGGTGCCGCGCCCGGCACCTCCGCGCAGACCTGTGACATGTGCCGCGGCCGCGGCGAGGTCTCGCAGGTCACCCGGTCCTTCCTGGGCCAGGTCATGACCTCCCGGCCCTGCCCGCAGTGCCAGGGCTTCGGAACCGTCGTCCCGACCCCGTGCCCCGAGTGCGCGGGCGACGGCCGGGTCCGCTCCCGCCGCACCCTCACGGTCAAGATCCCGGCCGGTGTCGACAACGGCACCCGGATCCAGCTCGCGGGCGAGGGCGAGGTCGGCCCCGGCGGCGGCCCCGCCGGCGACCTGTACGTCGAGATCCACGAGACCCCGCACGAGACCTTCCAGCGGCGTGGGGACGACCTGCACTGCACGGTCACCCTCCCGATGACGGCGGCCGCGCTCGGCACCAAGGTGCAGCTGCAGACCCTCGACGGCCTTGAGGAGATCGACGTCCGTCCGGGCACGCAGTCCGGCCAGTCGATCCCGCTGCACGGCCGCGGCGTCACGCACCTGCGCGGCAACGGCCGGGGCGACCTGATCGTGCACGTCGAGGTGCAGACCCCCGGCAAGCTCGACGCCGAGCAGGAGCGACTCCTGCGTGAACTGGCCAAGCTGCGCGGCGAGGAGCGGCCCACGGGGCAGTTCCAGCCGGGGCAGCAGGGGCTGTTCTCGCGGTTGAAGGACGCGTTCAACGGGCGGACCTGA
- a CDS encoding nitronate monooxygenase has translation MSTTALNDLSRFPIVQAPMAGGASSPELVGAVCAAGALGFLAGGYKTAGGLYQEIKQVRGLTARPFGVNLFLPESGRPADPASVEVYRHQLAGEATWYETPLGETDDCRDDAYDAKLAILLEDPVRVVSFTFGCPAPEVLASFARVGTFTIVTVTSAEEALAAQQAGANAVCVQGAEAGGHQGTFRDDPADDAPGTGLLALLMLVRESVALPIVAAGGIMRGAQIAAVLAAGADAAQLGTAFLCCPESGAHPLHKRALTDPLYTRTALTRAFTGRPARGLVNRFVREHGPYAPAAYPEIHHLTAPIRKAAATAGDAQGMSLWAGQGHRLARELPAGQLVEVLAAELDTALSELPHRSAS, from the coding sequence ATGTCCACCACCGCACTGAACGATCTCTCTCGGTTTCCGATCGTGCAGGCCCCCATGGCGGGTGGCGCCTCCTCCCCCGAGCTGGTCGGAGCCGTGTGCGCGGCCGGGGCGCTCGGCTTCCTGGCCGGCGGGTACAAGACGGCCGGAGGCCTCTACCAGGAGATCAAGCAGGTGCGCGGGCTCACCGCACGCCCCTTCGGTGTCAACCTCTTCCTGCCGGAGTCCGGGCGGCCCGCCGACCCCGCCTCCGTCGAGGTCTACCGGCATCAGCTCGCGGGCGAGGCCACCTGGTACGAGACCCCGCTCGGTGAGACCGACGACTGCCGTGACGACGCGTACGACGCCAAGCTGGCGATCCTCCTGGAGGACCCGGTCCGGGTCGTCTCCTTCACCTTCGGCTGCCCCGCTCCCGAGGTCCTCGCCTCCTTCGCGCGCGTGGGAACGTTCACGATCGTGACCGTCACCTCCGCCGAGGAGGCCCTCGCCGCCCAGCAGGCCGGGGCGAACGCCGTCTGTGTGCAGGGAGCCGAGGCGGGTGGACACCAGGGCACGTTCCGCGACGACCCCGCCGACGACGCGCCGGGCACCGGACTGCTCGCCCTGCTCATGCTCGTCCGCGAGAGCGTCGCCCTGCCGATCGTCGCCGCCGGCGGCATCATGCGCGGCGCGCAGATCGCCGCCGTCCTGGCCGCCGGGGCGGATGCCGCCCAGCTCGGCACGGCTTTCCTCTGCTGCCCCGAGTCGGGCGCCCACCCGCTGCACAAGCGGGCCCTGACCGATCCGCTGTACACCCGGACCGCCCTCACCCGGGCCTTCACCGGGCGCCCGGCACGCGGCCTCGTCAACCGTTTCGTGCGCGAGCACGGGCCGTACGCCCCCGCCGCCTACCCCGAGATCCACCACCTCACCGCCCCGATCCGCAAGGCCGCCGCCACCGCGGGCGACGCCCAGGGCATGTCCCTGTGGGCCGGTCAGGGCCACCGTCTCGCGCGCGAACTCCCCGCCGGGCAACTGGTCGAGGTGCTGGCCGCCGAACTCGACACCGCTCTCTCCGAGCTGCCCCACAGGAGCGCCTCATGA
- a CDS encoding 16S rRNA (uracil(1498)-N(3))-methyltransferase yields MTAPVFVVDAVPGPGSFLLDGPEGRHAVSVKRLREGEELVLADGRGRWAACVVLAAEGKDQLTVRVDEVHEDAEEEPRITVVQALPKGDRGELAVETMTETGVDAIVPWAASRCITQWKGDRGLKALAKWRSTAREAGKQSRRSRFPEVADLMTTKQVAALLAGADFAAVLHEDRDHPSGALATAELPEKGSIVLVVGPEGGVSPEELAAFEAAGAKPYRLGRSVLRTSTAGTAATALVLGRTGRWS; encoded by the coding sequence ATGACCGCACCCGTCTTCGTCGTCGACGCCGTTCCCGGCCCCGGGAGCTTCCTCCTTGACGGCCCCGAGGGCCGGCACGCCGTCTCCGTGAAGCGGCTGCGGGAGGGCGAGGAGCTCGTCCTCGCCGACGGCCGGGGCCGCTGGGCCGCCTGCGTGGTGCTGGCCGCCGAGGGCAAGGACCAGCTCACCGTGCGGGTCGACGAGGTCCACGAGGACGCCGAGGAGGAGCCCCGTATCACCGTCGTCCAGGCGCTGCCCAAGGGCGACCGGGGCGAACTCGCCGTCGAGACCATGACGGAGACCGGGGTGGACGCGATCGTGCCGTGGGCCGCCTCCCGCTGCATCACGCAGTGGAAGGGGGACCGGGGCCTCAAGGCGCTCGCCAAGTGGCGGTCCACCGCGCGCGAGGCCGGGAAGCAGTCGCGCCGCTCCCGGTTCCCCGAGGTCGCTGACCTGATGACGACCAAGCAGGTCGCCGCGCTGCTCGCCGGCGCCGACTTCGCGGCCGTGCTGCACGAGGACCGCGACCACCCGAGCGGCGCGCTCGCCACCGCCGAACTCCCGGAGAAGGGCTCGATCGTGCTGGTCGTCGGCCCCGAGGGAGGGGTGTCCCCGGAAGAGCTCGCCGCGTTCGAGGCGGCCGGGGCGAAGCCGTACCGGCTCGGCCGGAGCGTGCTGCGGACGTCGACGGCGGGCACGGCGGCGACGGCGCTCGTCCTGGGGCGCACCGGCCGCTGGAGTTAG
- a CDS encoding ATP-binding protein has product MADESPLIRSLRAAVAAAPGDVPLRLHFAELLLAEGRNDEAVAEAAVALQHAPGDADARALMVRAMGMPPAPATAPTERAPGPAAPSAPTESATEPPVGQAPAFDWDAAEQQVQDVVGPRFLEDPQAAQGEGAAGDADAWDVDAPGAVRLADVGGMDEVKERLEAAFLAPMRNPELRRLYGKSLRGGLLLYGPPGCGKTFIARAVAGELGANFLTVSLSDVLDMWIGASEKNIHDIFETARRQAPCVVFLDELDALGAKRSRTHHSGLRNVVNQLLTELDGIASGAGNEGVFVLAATNVPWDVDIALRRPGRLDRTLLVLPPDATAREAILRYHLRERPIEAVDLGKLVKATEDFSGADLAHVCETAAEAALLDSARSGSVRLITTKDLLGAAKQIKPSTEPWFAAARNVAMFANEGGLYDDLLAHLKRKRKL; this is encoded by the coding sequence ATGGCCGACGAGTCCCCCCTGATCCGCAGTCTGCGCGCCGCCGTGGCCGCCGCCCCCGGCGACGTACCCCTGCGTCTTCACTTCGCCGAACTCCTCCTCGCCGAGGGGCGGAACGACGAGGCCGTCGCGGAGGCGGCCGTCGCGCTCCAGCACGCGCCGGGGGACGCGGACGCGCGTGCGCTGATGGTGCGGGCCATGGGGATGCCGCCGGCCCCGGCCACCGCTCCCACGGAGCGCGCACCCGGCCCGGCCGCGCCCTCGGCCCCCACGGAGAGCGCCACCGAGCCGCCCGTGGGCCAGGCCCCCGCCTTCGACTGGGACGCCGCCGAGCAGCAGGTGCAGGACGTCGTCGGGCCCCGTTTCCTGGAGGACCCGCAGGCCGCCCAGGGCGAGGGTGCCGCCGGGGACGCCGACGCCTGGGACGTCGACGCGCCCGGCGCCGTACGCCTCGCGGACGTCGGCGGCATGGACGAGGTCAAGGAGCGGCTGGAGGCCGCCTTCCTCGCCCCCATGCGCAACCCCGAACTGCGCAGGCTGTACGGCAAGTCGCTGCGCGGCGGCCTGCTCCTCTACGGGCCTCCCGGCTGCGGCAAGACCTTCATCGCGCGGGCCGTCGCCGGCGAGCTGGGCGCGAACTTCCTCACCGTCTCGCTCTCCGACGTCCTCGACATGTGGATCGGGGCCTCCGAGAAGAACATCCACGACATCTTCGAGACCGCCCGCCGCCAGGCCCCCTGCGTCGTCTTCCTCGACGAACTCGACGCCCTCGGCGCCAAGCGCTCCCGCACCCACCACAGCGGCCTTCGCAATGTCGTCAACCAGCTCCTCACCGAGCTCGACGGCATCGCGAGCGGCGCCGGCAACGAGGGCGTCTTCGTGCTCGCCGCCACCAACGTGCCCTGGGACGTGGACATCGCCCTGCGCCGCCCCGGCCGCCTCGACCGCACCCTGCTCGTGCTGCCGCCGGACGCCACCGCCCGGGAGGCGATCCTCCGCTACCACCTGCGGGAGCGGCCCATCGAGGCCGTCGACCTCGGCAAGCTCGTCAAGGCCACCGAGGACTTCTCCGGCGCCGACCTCGCCCATGTCTGCGAGACGGCCGCCGAGGCCGCGCTCCTCGACTCCGCGCGCAGCGGCTCCGTACGGCTGATCACCACCAAGGACCTGCTGGGCGCGGCCAAGCAGATCAAGCCGTCCACCGAGCCGTGGTTCGCGGCCGCCCGGAACGTCGCCATGTTCGCCAACGAGGGCGGCCTGTACGACGATCTCCTCGCCCACCTCAAGCGGAAGCGCAAGCTGTGA
- a CDS encoding tetratricopeptide repeat protein, with protein MTAPTALLRAEALYDTGRFAQAGELVAQHLASEPEDAEALVLLARCHHRAEDHQAALEAVDAALRAEPELLMAWLMRVQILLELRRFQEAETAARYSVRLAPQYWGTHYALGTALAQFAEHARTPARTVEAYEAARAAVSLAPEEDAAHFLVGLTAQRRGDHATAQRAYEAALRLNPQSSEAHNNLSLLRLRRRWFRRGAWTQAAEGFVASAALDLQDRKARYNLEAMAWNTVAGARWVALLGFIASTFGAAPARSGDTGADAIVPFVIGVAVIVGAWGGWVLWMSRRVPPRLRRPMLLVARSCRPVIAMATAVGLLGLYSVVSMALWSFDAGVVGGLGTPLFWAVIITYWVSRSALNRRAPKD; from the coding sequence GTGACCGCGCCGACCGCGCTCCTGCGCGCCGAGGCCCTGTACGACACAGGGCGGTTCGCGCAGGCCGGGGAGCTCGTGGCCCAGCACCTGGCGAGCGAACCGGAGGACGCCGAGGCGCTCGTCCTGCTCGCCCGCTGCCACCACCGCGCCGAGGACCACCAGGCCGCCCTGGAAGCCGTGGACGCCGCGCTGCGCGCCGAACCCGAGCTGCTCATGGCCTGGCTGATGCGCGTCCAGATCCTCCTCGAACTGCGGCGGTTCCAGGAGGCCGAGACCGCCGCCCGGTACTCCGTGCGGCTCGCCCCGCAGTACTGGGGCACCCACTACGCCCTCGGCACCGCCCTCGCGCAGTTCGCGGAGCACGCGCGTACGCCCGCGCGTACCGTCGAGGCGTACGAGGCGGCGCGAGCCGCCGTCAGCCTCGCCCCCGAGGAGGACGCCGCCCACTTCCTGGTGGGGCTCACCGCCCAGCGCCGGGGCGACCACGCCACCGCGCAGCGGGCGTACGAGGCCGCCCTGCGGCTCAACCCGCAGAGCAGCGAGGCCCACAACAACCTGTCCCTGCTGCGGCTGCGGCGGCGCTGGTTCCGGCGCGGGGCCTGGACCCAGGCCGCCGAGGGCTTCGTCGCCTCCGCCGCGCTCGACCTCCAGGACCGCAAGGCCCGCTACAACCTGGAGGCCATGGCCTGGAACACCGTCGCCGGGGCGCGCTGGGTGGCCCTGCTCGGTTTCATCGCCTCGACGTTCGGCGCCGCTCCGGCCCGGAGCGGCGACACCGGCGCGGACGCGATCGTGCCGTTCGTGATCGGCGTGGCCGTGATCGTCGGCGCCTGGGGCGGCTGGGTGCTGTGGATGAGCCGCCGGGTGCCGCCCCGGCTGCGCCGCCCGATGCTCCTGGTGGCCCGCTCCTGCCGACCGGTGATCGCGATGGCCACCGCCGTGGGGCTGCTCGGGCTCTACTCGGTGGTGTCGATGGCCCTCTGGTCCTTCGACGCCGGAGTGGTCGGCGGACTCGGGACGCCGCTGTTCTGGGCCGTGATCATCACGTACTGGGTGAGCCGCTCGGCCCTCAACCGGCGCGCGCCCAAGGACTGA
- a CDS encoding histidine triad nucleotide-binding protein — protein MAGEPQSDCLFCKIVAGEVPATIVRETETTLAFRDINPQAPSHVLVIPRLHYPDAASLAAAAPTVAADILREAGEIAAQEKVDGSGFRIVFNTGAGAGQTVFHAHAHVLGGRGLNWPPG, from the coding sequence ATGGCCGGAGAGCCGCAGAGCGACTGCCTGTTCTGCAAGATCGTGGCGGGGGAGGTGCCCGCGACGATCGTGCGCGAGACGGAGACGACGCTCGCGTTCCGCGACATCAACCCGCAGGCGCCCAGCCACGTCCTGGTGATCCCGCGGCTCCACTACCCGGACGCCGCCTCCCTGGCCGCCGCCGCGCCGACCGTCGCCGCCGACATACTGCGCGAGGCCGGAGAGATCGCCGCCCAGGAGAAGGTCGACGGCAGCGGCTTCAGGATCGTCTTCAACACCGGCGCCGGCGCGGGCCAGACCGTTTTCCACGCCCACGCGCACGTGCTCGGAGGCCGCGGCCTCAACTGGCCCCCCGGCTAG
- a CDS encoding ribonuclease Z has product MSVRELVVLGTASQVPTRHRNHNGYLLRWDGEGILFDPGEGTQRQMLRAGVAAHDIHRMCVTHFHGDHSLGLAGVIQRINLDQVPHPVTAHYPASGQHFFERLRYATAYRETVELAEGPVAADGPLAVTDAYTLDARRLSHPVESYGYRLTEPDGRRILPERLAAHGIKGPDVGRLQREGVLNGVTLDDVSEVRRGQRFAFVMDTRLCDGVHALADGADMLVIESTFLDEDVRLATDHGHLTAGQAAAVARDAGVRHLVLTHFSQRYSEPAEFERQARAAGFEGELSIAQDLMRVPVPKRT; this is encoded by the coding sequence ATGTCCGTACGGGAACTCGTCGTGCTCGGGACCGCCAGTCAGGTCCCGACCCGGCACCGCAACCACAACGGCTATCTGCTGCGCTGGGACGGAGAGGGCATCCTCTTCGACCCCGGTGAGGGCACCCAGCGCCAGATGCTGCGCGCCGGGGTCGCCGCGCACGACATCCACCGGATGTGCGTGACGCACTTCCACGGCGACCACTCGCTCGGCCTCGCCGGGGTGATCCAGCGGATCAACCTCGACCAGGTCCCGCACCCGGTCACCGCGCACTACCCGGCGAGCGGGCAGCACTTCTTCGAGCGGCTGCGGTACGCGACGGCCTACCGCGAGACGGTGGAACTGGCCGAGGGGCCGGTGGCCGCGGACGGGCCGCTCGCCGTCACCGACGCGTACACCCTCGACGCGCGCAGGCTCTCGCACCCCGTCGAGTCGTACGGCTACCGGCTCACCGAGCCCGACGGGCGCCGCATCCTGCCCGAACGGCTCGCCGCGCACGGCATCAAGGGTCCCGACGTCGGCCGGCTTCAGCGCGAGGGCGTCCTGAACGGCGTGACCCTCGACGACGTCAGCGAGGTCCGGCGCGGGCAGCGGTTCGCCTTCGTCATGGACACCCGGCTCTGCGACGGCGTGCACGCGCTCGCCGACGGCGCCGACATGCTCGTCATCGAGTCGACCTTCCTCGACGAGGACGTCCGCCTCGCCACCGACCACGGCCATCTGACGGCCGGACAGGCCGCCGCGGTCGCCCGGGACGCGGGCGTCCGGCATCTCGTCCTCACCCACTTCTCGCAGCGCTACTCCGAACCGGCCGAGTTCGAGCGGCAGGCGAGGGCTGCCGGGTTCGAGGGCGAACTGAGCATTGCCCAGGACCTCATGAGGGTCCCCGTACCGAAACGAACGTGA
- a CDS encoding adenosine deaminase produces the protein MPVPKAELHLHIEGTLEPELAFALAARNGVTLPYADTAALREAYRFSDLQSFLDLYYGLMAVLRTAEDFTELTDAYLERAAAQGVRHAEIFFDPQAHTARGVPIGTVIEGIGASLDRSEERYGISTRLIMCFLRDESAESALATLDAAKPYLDRITGVGLDSAEVGHPPAKFREVYEAAAALGLRRVAHAGEEGPAAYIREALDVLGVERIDHGLRCMEDPELVDRLVRERVPLTLCPLSNVRLRAIDVLADHPLRAMMAAGLVVTVNSDDPAYFGGYVGDNFDGVRDALGLTSEQLRELARNSFEASFLEDDEARRARYLAEVEAYGFGGE, from the coding sequence ATGCCCGTACCCAAGGCCGAACTGCACCTCCACATCGAAGGCACCCTCGAACCCGAGCTGGCCTTCGCGCTCGCCGCACGCAACGGCGTCACCCTGCCGTACGCGGACACCGCCGCCCTGCGCGAGGCGTACCGTTTCAGCGACCTCCAGTCCTTCCTGGACCTCTACTACGGCCTGATGGCGGTCCTGCGCACCGCCGAGGACTTCACCGAGCTCACCGACGCCTATCTGGAGCGGGCCGCCGCCCAGGGCGTCCGGCACGCCGAGATCTTCTTCGACCCGCAGGCGCACACCGCCCGCGGCGTCCCCATCGGCACCGTGATCGAGGGCATCGGCGCCTCCCTCGACCGCTCCGAGGAGCGGTACGGGATCTCCACCCGGCTCATCATGTGCTTCCTGCGCGACGAGTCGGCGGAGTCGGCGCTCGCGACCCTGGACGCCGCGAAGCCCTACCTGGACCGGATCACCGGGGTCGGGCTCGACTCCGCGGAGGTCGGCCACCCGCCGGCCAAGTTCCGCGAGGTGTACGAGGCCGCCGCGGCGCTCGGCCTGCGCCGCGTCGCCCACGCGGGCGAGGAGGGCCCGGCGGCGTACATCCGCGAGGCGCTCGACGTCCTCGGCGTGGAGCGGATCGACCACGGGCTGCGCTGCATGGAGGACCCGGAGCTCGTCGACCGGCTCGTACGGGAGCGGGTGCCGCTCACGCTCTGCCCGCTGTCGAACGTGCGGCTGCGGGCGATCGACGTGCTGGCCGACCACCCGCTGCGGGCGATGATGGCGGCGGGGCTGGTGGTGACCGTGAACTCCGACGACCCGGCGTACTTCGGCGGCTACGTCGGCGACAACTTCGACGGGGTGCGGGACGCGTTGGGGCTGACGTCGGAGCAGCTGCGCGAACTGGCGCGGAACTCCTTCGAGGCGTCGTTCCTGGAGGATGACGAGGCGCGTCGGGCGCGGTATCTGGCGGAGGTCGAGGCGTACGGGTTCGGCGGGGAGTAG